The DNA region CGTACGGCCGCCGATACGAGCACCGCGAGCGCGCCGAGGGCGGCGAGTGCGGCGGCGGGGGCGAGGACGGGCCAGGGGGCCCGTTCGGCGTAGGGGAGGTTCTCGGAGAGCATCCGTCCCCACTCAGGGGCGGGAGGCTGGGCGCCCAGGCCGAGGAAGCCGAGCGAGGCGAGAGCCAGGGCGATGGCGGGAATCCGCAGGACGGCGTGGCGGACGACCGGCGGAAGGACGCCCGGCAGCAGATGGCGGCGCATCAGGTGGCCCCGGCCCGCTCCGAGGGCCAGGGCCACGGCGATGTGCGGAGCGCCCTTCTCCTGCGCGTACAGCGCCGACGTGTGGGCGGCGAGAGGGGCCCAGGCGACGGCGGCGACGGCCGCCGCGGCGCCCCAGGGGTCCGGGCCGACGACGCCGGCGACGACGAGTCCGGCCAGGACGGCCGGCAGGGCGTTGGCCGTCTCGGTCAGGGCCCCGGCGCGCAGGGCTCCGACGGCCAGGCCCAGGAGCAGGGTGACGGCGCTGACGACGACCGCGACGAGGACGGTCCGGGCGGCGCCGTGGCCGAGCCGGGCGAGGACGTCGCGGCCCAGCGAGTCGGTGCCCAAGGGGTGGGCGGCCGAGGGGGAGGCGAGGCGGGCGGCGGCATCGACGGTCAGCGGGTCGCGCAGCAGGCCCGCGACGGTGACCGCGGCCAGGAGCGCGGCGAGGGCCACGGCGGCGACGGTGACCGTGCGGCGCACGGGCAGCGGCGGGGCGCTGAGCGCGGGCAGCGCACGGGCCGTACGGGCGGGGCCGAGCAGGACGCGGGAGCCGAGCCGGGCCGCGAGCCCCGCGGCGGACCCCAGCAGAAGGAGCAGCAGGACGCAGGCCTGGAGGACGGGCAGGTCCTGGGCGAGGGCGGCGGACAGCGCCGTGGAGCCGAGCCCCGGGACGGCGTACAGCGTCTCGACGGCGACCGCGCCCCCGGTTAGCCCGACGACGACCAGGCCGAGCTGCGGCAGCAGGGCGGGGGCGGTGCGGCGCAGGGCGTGGGCCGCGATGCGGCGCGGCGGTATGCCGCCGGCGGTGGCGGTGGCGGCCCAGGGTTCGGCGAAGGCGGCGGGCAGCGCGTCGGCGAGCAGCCGCCCGAGCAGGGCGCCGGCCGGGACACCCATCGCGAGGGCGGGCAGGACGGCCTGCTCGGCGCTCCCCCACCCCAGGGCCGGCAGCCAGCCCAGCCGTACGGCGAGGAGGGTGGCCAGGACGGCGGCGAGGAGGAATTCCGGCAGGGCGGCGAGGACGGCGGCGCCGGCTCCGGCCCGGGTGCTGGTCTGCCTGCGGCGCGCACCCCGCCGGAGGGAGGGGGCGGCGAGGGCGAGCGCGAGGATCAGAGCGACGCCGAGCGAGCAGGCCATGAGGGAGAGGGAGACGCCGAGTGCGGACGTCACGTCAGGGCCGACGGGACTGCCGGAAACCCAGGACTCCCCCAGATCACCCCGGAACAGCCCGGCGGCCCAGCCGCCCAGCACCTGCAGCGGTCCGCCGTCGAGTCCGGTCCCGGCGCGGATCGCGTCGAGCACGGCGGGCGTCGGCGGACGGTCCGCGTAACGGGCGTGCAGGATCGTCAGGGCGGGGTCCGTACGGGTCAGCCGGGGCAGCAGGCCGACGACGGCGAGGACGGCCAGGAGTGTGCCGAGCCGGCCGGCCAGGTACCTCACGGATCACCCGACGCGGGTGTCGGCGGTGATGAGGGTGCGTTCCATGGGGTCGAGCGCGACCCCCTCGACGCGTGCCTCGTCGTAACCCTGGACGAAGCGCTCGTGGACGAGCGGGACGAGGGCGTCGGAGCCGAGGACGGCGGCCTCGACGGCCATCTCGGCGCGGTGGCGGTCGTCGGTGGCGGCGCGGGAGGCGGCCTCGTCCACCGCCGCGTCGACGCGCTCGTCGCAGAGCTGGGAGATGTTGAAGCTGCCGTCGCACGTGAAGTCGGAGGCGAGGTAGGAGATCGGGTCGGCCGTGTCCAGGAGGGTGTTGCGGGCCTGGACGAAGGCGTCGTACTTCCCGGCGAGCGCGTCCGCCTCCAGCTGCGCGTAGTCGCGGACGACCTGCTTGACGGTGAAGCCGCGTGCGCGGAGCTGCTGTTGGACGATCGTGGCCACCTCGGGCAGTTCGGGCCGGTTGGTGTAGGTCGCGAGGGAGATCTCCTTCGTCCCGGCCACCTCCTCGCGGCCGGCGGCCACGGCCCGGCCCGTGGGTACCGTGCGGGCGGCCGCGGCCCAGGGGACACCGGGGCCGAGGAGGCCCTGCGCGGTGTCGGCCCGGCCCTCGTACACGCCGTCGACCAGCGCCTTGGGGTCGACGGCCTCGCGGGCGGCGGCGCGCATGGCCGGATCGGAGAAGACACCGCGACGGGTGTTGAGGGAGAGGCCGTTGGTCCGGGCGGAGGGGAACTCGTGGACGTACGCGTCGCCGAGCAGGGGCGCCTGGGCGATCGGTACGTATTCGGCGATGTCGACGGCCTTCGTCCGCAGGGCGTTGGCCCGGGCGGTCCCGTCCGCGACGAACGTCACGTCGACGCCCGGGGCCTTCGCCTCGCCGCCCCAGTAGGCGGGGTTGCGTTCCAGCGTGGCACCGGCCGTGCCGTCGAGACCGGTCATGGTGAAGGGCCCGGTGGCGTGTCCCACGGGATTCGCCCTGCCGTTCCCGTACGCGCCCGCGGACAGGATCGCGAGGGAGGGGTTGGCGAGCCGCTGGGGCAGGAGCGGGTCGGCGTCCGCGGTGACGATGCGTACGGTGCGCGCGTCCGTGGCGGTCGCGGTCAGCTTCGAGTCGGACAGGACGCGCGGCGGCGGGGACGCCTTGCCCGCTGCGGTGAGGGAACGGACGACGGCATCGGCGTCGACGGTCTCACCGTCCTGGAAGACGGCGTCGCGGAGCGTGAACGTCCAGGTGGTGGCATCGGTCCGGCTCCAGGACGCGGCGAGGGCGGGCCGAGCGGCGCCGTTGCCGTCCAGGGTGGTGAGGCCTTCGACGACGGCGAGGCGGCTGAGGGTGACCGCGTCGTCGCCGTAGGGGGACATGGCCTGGGCGGGCGGGAAGGCCATGACGACCCGGAGCCGCTGCGCGTCACCGGATGCCGCGGCGTCACCCGAGGAGGAGCAGGCTGCCAGCGGGAGGAGAAGAGCGGCGGTGGCGGCGACGGCCGGCAGCGGGGAGCGACGGCTTCGGGTCGTAGACATGAAGAGAAGCTTATATGAAAACGATTATCATCTTCCGACGGGGGTGCCGGCCTGCCGGGCCTCCGGCATCGGCAACTCGAAGTGGACGATTCCCTGACCACCGCCCGGCAGCGCACGCTCGTCGCACACCTCCTGGGCCAGTGACCGCCAGAACGACTCGGCCCCCGGTACGGCGGGATCGGTGTGCAGGTACAGCGAGGTGTAACCACCCGCCCGCGCCGCGAAGGCGCCGAGCTCCCTCACCAGCCGGCGCGCCAGCCCGCGCCTGCGGTGCTCGGGGCGCACGTAGATCCGGCACAGCTGGGCGGTGGATCCGGAGGGGAAGCGGTCGGCGATCCACTGCGGATTGGGCGGCGCCTGGGGGCCCCGGTCGCGCACGGCACCGGTCGCCACGATCTCGTCGCCGTGCAGGACGACCAGCAGCGTGCACCGCGCGGGGCGCAGATAGGCGCTCTCCGGATCGATGACGTCGGCGTGCCAGTGCGGTACGTAGCCCGACCCGAGGTCGCCGTAGACGGTGTCCAGCATGACGGCCCGCGCGCCGCCGAGATCCTGCGCCGTCGCGGTCCGCAGGACGTACCCGCCCACGCCCTCCCGCGCATCCGGCGCCACCGTCGTCCCGGCGGTCGCGCTCACCACTGAAGCTCACCCTCGCTCTCGGCCTTGCGGCACATGCACGTACCTGCCACAACAGCGTACGTGCGAACGATGTGCAACAAGGGGCCGGGGGGGCGACGGACGTCCGGAGCAGGCGCGACGGATGTCCGTGGCAGGCGCGACGGATGTCCGTGGCAGGCGCGACGGATGTCCGTGGCAGGCGCGCCCGCGCCTGCCGGACCGGCTCGCGGTCACCCGTGGGCCGGTCCCGCCGTCAGCCGGCGACGCGGTACACCAGGGCGGTCGCGATGCCCGCGATGCCCTCACCGCGGCCGGTGAAGCCGAGGCCGTCGGAGGTGGCGGCGGAGAGCGAGACGGGAGCGCCGACCGCGTCGGACAGCACCTTCTGCGCCTCGTCGCGCCGCCTGCCGATCTTGGGTCGCAGACCGACGACCTGCACGGCGACGTTGCCCACCTCGAAGCCCTCCCCCCGCACGATCCGCGCCGCCTCGGTGAGCAGGGTGACGCCGGAGGCGCCCGACCACTCGGGGCGGCCGGTACCGAAGTGCTGCCCCAGGTCGCCGAGCCCGGCGGCCGAGAACAGGGCGTTGCACGCGGCGTGCGCCACGACGTCGGCGTCGGAGTGGCCGGCCAGGCCGGGGCCCTCGCCCTCCCACAGCAACCCCGCGCACCAGAGTTCCCGGCCCTCCTCGAAGGCGTGGATGTCGGTCCCGATACCGACGAGGGGGATCACGGGTGCCCGCTGGTCCACGGTCTCAGAACCCATCGTTCGCCCTCCGGCGTGCGAGAACGGCCTCGGCCAGGACCAGGTCCAGCGGCCGGGTCACCTTGAACGCCTCCTCGTGCCCGGGCACGACGACGACCGGCGAGCCGAGACGTTCGACCATGCCCGCGTCGTCCGTCGCGCCTTCGCCGTCGACCGCGACGGCCCCGTGGGCGCGGACGAGTGTGTCGCGGTCGAACCCCTGGGGCGTCTGCACGGCGCGCAGCCGGGCCCGTACCGGTGTCGACAGGACCGGCTCGGGGTCGCCCGGCGTGCCGGGTTCGACCTCCTTGACGGTGTCGGCCAGCGGGAGCGCGGGGACGACGGCGGGCGCTCCGTCGCGTACGGCTTCGATGACCGCGTCCACCGTGTCGACGGGCACCAGGGGCCGGGCCGCGTCATGGACGAGTACGACGGAGATGTCCGGCGGCAAGGCGTCGATGCCGAGCTTGACCGACTCCTGGCGTGTCGCACCACCGGGCACCACGAGATAGTCGGTGCGCTCGGGCAGGGCGTGCTCGTCGATGAGGTTCTTCACCTCGGAGGCGCCGCCGGGGGGTGCGACCACGACGACGAGTGCGACGGCACGCGAGGCGGCCATGGCGCGGACGGCGTGGATCAGCATCGGGGTCCCGCCGAGGGTGCGCAGCGCCTTGGGGGCTCCCGGCCCCAGCCGGACGCCCCGGCCGGCTGCGGGGATCACCGCAGCGGTCCGGGAAGGACGTGGATCGGCGGGCGTCGGGGACATCGGTGACATCGGTTGCACTCCGAAGCTTCGGCAGGTTTGTTTCCACGGCCGACATGGGTAGGGGCCCCAGCGAGCCGGACGCGACGCCTCGACCTGACCGGGACCCTTCCGTGACCCCTGGTCGGACGAGCGGCAGCGGCGGCTCGGTCGTCAGGGCTCTCGGGCGGGACGGTTTCGGTCGCTGCGGCGTCCGGTCGGGCAAGTGCCGGCCGGGACGTCAGATCATCGGTTTCGACGGTCATCGGATTCGACCATGGATCGCCGGTCGGGACCGGAGCGGTCCGACGTGTAACGGAACGGTCGACCGGCCGGGGACAGCACCGGGCGGGCGCCCCTCGGGATCCGAACATGCCGCAGCGCCCGACGACTCGCCGTGAGAACGGCTGGTCAGCGGGCACCGCGGCATATTTCTACAACCGGATTCCCGGCCCCGGCAGGAGCCGGCAGACCCGGCTCAGGAGGCGAGGACCTCGTCGAGCAGCGCCTCAGCCTTGTCCTCGTTCGTGTTCTCCGCGAGGGCGAGTTCACTCACCAGAATCTGACGGGCCTTGGCGAGCATGCGCTTCTCGCCCGCGGACAGTCCACGCTCGCGCTCACGACGCCACAGGTCGCGGACCACTTCGGCGACCTTGATGACATCGCCGGAGGCGAGCTTCTCGAGATTTGCCTTGTAGCGCCGGGACCAGTTCGTCGGCTCTTCGGCGTACGGTGCGCGCAGCACCTCGAAGACCCGGTCCAGGCCCTCCTGTCCGACTACGTCACGCACACCGACGAACTCCGCATTGTCCGCCGGCACACGAACCGTCAAGTCGCCCTGGGCGACCTTGAGCACCAAGTAGGTCTTGTCCACGCCTTTGATCTGGCGAGTTTCGATAGCCTCGATCAGCGCGGCCCCGTGATGGGGATAGACCACGGTGTCGCCAACCTTGAACGTCATGTGACAGGTACCCCTTCCGTGGCTATCCAGAGTAACACGAGAACAGCATCTCCTGAATGGCGTTTTCGCAGGTCAGGGCATATCTCAGGGCTTGACAACACCGACCGGAACGTGCTGCGGACGCCTTCCGGAAGGCGATATTCGCAGGTCGGAGCGGGCGTGCGGCCGACGCGAAACGCGCGCGTCACACATGCGGGAAGTCACTCAGAAGGAGCCAAACGTCCCGTTTTGCCGGATTCCGCATGGTGAACTTTTCCTACTCCGTTCGAGCATCGATCACCCGTACGGACCTTAGGGTCGATGGTCATTGAAATTGATCAACGACCGGTCACGGGGTGGATTATGCGCAGGGAATGCGCCACCGCCGGAAATCGATCACGCACCGATCACGCGGCGAACACGTGCGTTACGCACGGCGAACACCGTGCGTTATGGAACGCGGCCGCAATCACCGCCACCGGACCGGCTGTCAGGTCCGGGGGCCGTAGGGGCGGGTCGGGTGCGGAGCCGGGACGGTGGCTCGGTAACCTGAGGCCGCTGACACACCCTTAGGGCGGCTTCACGCCGCTCGGCCTTCCCGTCCGCAAGAGTCCGAAGTCCGCAGTCCGAACGTTCAAGGAGTTGCCGCCGCCGTGAGCCGCAGCCTTCGACACGGCGCCCTCGCCGCCACTGCCCTCGTGTTCTCGATCGCCTCGCTGTCCGCGTGCAGTGCGGGCAACGACGCGCAGACGCTTCAGGTCCGGCCGGACAACGCAGCCACCGCTGTCGACAACATCAAGATCCAGAACGCGAACATCATCACGCAGCCCGGGCACGAGACCGAGGGCCCGGCCGTCGTCAACGCCACGCTCTTCAACGAGGGCCCGAAGGCCGAGGTCCTGGAGGCCGTCAAGCTTCCGGGCACGAACGCCACGGTGGAACTGCACGCCGCCGAGGGCAAGGGACCGATCAAGGTCCCGGCCGGCGGCAGGGTCATCCTCGGGGGCAAGGGCAACGCCTCCGCGGTCATCGGGAACGGCCGCCAGGCCGGAAGCGACGGCAACGTGCAGAGCGTCGTCTTCACCTTCAGCGAGACGGGCGACGTCGGGCTCGGCGCCCTGATCGTCCCTGCGAGCGGCTTCTTCGAGGGCTTCGGCCCGAGCACGCTGCCGTCGCCGAAGCCCACGCCCTCGAAGGGAGCCTCCGAGACGCCGGGCGCGAACCCGAGCGAGTCGGCGGGCCGGCAGTCCGACACGCCGTCGGACGTGGAGAGCGGCTCGGACACGCAGACGGACGAGGACTCCGCGGCACACTGACCCGGACGTGCGCAGGGCGCCGCCCCCACCCGGGGACGGCGCCCTGCGCACGGCAGTACGACACCGGTTTACGGCTCGAACTTGTAGCCCAGCCCCCGCACCGTCACCAGGTAGCGGGGCGCCCCCGGGTCCGGCTCGATCTTGGCGCGCAGACGCTTGACGTGGACGTCCAGCGTCTTCGTGTCGCCCACGTAGTCCGCGCCCCAGACCCGGTCGATCAGCTGCATGCGCGTCAGGACGCGGCCGGCGTTGCGCAGCAGCATCTCCAGGAGGTCGAACTCCTTCAGCGGCAGATCGACCTTGCCCCCGGACACCGTCACCACGTGGCGGTCGACGTCCATCCGGACCGGACCGGCCTCCAGCGCGGCCGGGGTGACCTCCTCCGGCTCGCCGCGCCGGCGCAGGACCGCGCGGATGCGGGCCACCAGCTCGCGCGAGGAGAAGGGCTTGGTCACGTAGTCGTCGGCTCCTATCTCCAGGCCGACGACCTTGTCGATCTCGCTGTCCTTGGCGGTCACCATGATCACCGGCACATTGGACCGCACCCGCAGCTGCCTGCAGACCTCCGTGCCGGGCAGGCCGGGAAGCATCAGGTCCAGCAGGACGAGGTCGGCGCCGTTGCGCTCGAATTCGTCGAGGCCGTCCGGGCCGGTGGCCGCGATGGCCACCTCGAAGCCCTCCTTGCGGAGCATGTAGGACAGGGCGTCGCTGAAGGATTCCTCATCCTCGACGACAAGCACTCGGGTCACGGAAGAGCCTCCGGGGCAGGGAATGGTTCAAGAGTGTCGGTGCCGTACGGTCCGTCGTCGTCAGCGGAGTGGCCGTTGACGACGAGCGGTCCGCCGGTGGTGCGCCCGCGTACCACGCCGGACTCGGGCAGTCGAAGAGTGAAGGTGGAGCCCTGTCCTTCCGAGCTCCAGACGGTGACCTCCCCGCCGTGCGAGGCGGCCACGTGTTTGACGATGGCGAGGCCGAGGCCGGTGCCACCGGTGGCCCGTGAGCGGGCAGGGTCGACGCGGTAGAACCGCTCGAACACCCGCTCGCGGTCCTTCTCGGAGATGCCGATGCCCTGGTCGGTGACGGCTATCTCGATCAGATCCCCGCCCGCTGCGGCGATCCGCCGGGCTGCGATGCCGACGCGGGTGCGCGCGGGGCTGTAGTTGACGGCATTCTCCACGAGATTGCCGAGAGCGGCGGCGAGCTGGCCGCGGTTTCCCCAGACGAACAGGTCCGCGGTGCCGCCCGAGGCCATGGTGATCTGTTTGGACCCCGCCTGCTGCCGGCACCGGTCGATGGCCTCGGCGACCAGCTCCTCCACCCGCACGGGCTCCGCGTCCTCCAGCGGGTCGTCGTTCTGCACCCGGGAGAGGTCGATGAGCTCCTGCACGAGGTTGGTCAGCCGGGTCGCCTCGATCTGCATGCGCCCGGCGAACCGCTCCACGGCCTCCGGGTCGTCGGACGCGTCCATCACGGCCTCGGAGAGGAGCGACAGGGCGCCGGTGGGGGTCTTGAGCTCATGGCTGACGTTGGCGACGAAGTCGCGCCGCACTGCTTCGATGCGCCGGGCCTCCGTGAGGTCCTCGACCAGCAGCAGCACGAGCCGCGAACCCAGCGGCGCGACCCGGGCCGAGACGGCGAGCGCCTCCCCCCGTCCCGTACCCCGCCGGGGGAGGTCCAGCTCGACCTGGCGTATCTCGCCGTCGCGCCGGGCGTCCCTGGCCATGTTGAGCATCGGCTCGACCGACAGCCGGCCTCCCCTGACCAGGCCTAGCGCATACGCGGCGGAGCTGGCCTTGACGACGCTGTCGCTCTCGTCGAGCACCACGGCGGACGAGCTGAGCACCGACAGAACCGTGTCCACCCCCGGGGGGAGCGGGGCGTTGCTGTCGGGCCGCAGGGACGTCCGCGTGGGGCGCCTCTGCTCACGCTCGCTCCAGCGGAACGCCAGCATGGCGATCACGCCGGTGAGCACACCGGCTATCGCAGCAGCTGCGGCGACCGCCGCGTTCACGTCCATGCTTAAAGGTTATGCGGGCTCGCCGACACTCTCCCAGCCATCCGGGTGCCATCTCGAACACTCGTCGCCCAGAGTTCACCGAGGGGATGGAGGTGGTTCATTTAGGGGGCCGGATCCGGACGCGTTGGGCCCGCACCGTGGGAGCGTGGGGGTCGGCCCGAAGACCCCGGCCTCAGTAAGGATCTGGAGAGGGACTTCCATGCGCGACGCTTATCACGAGGAACTCGATTCGATCGGCGAGGGCCTGGTCGAAATGGCCCGGCTCGTCGGCTCGGCGATCGGCCGGGCGACGACGTCGATGCTCGACGCCGATCTCAAGCTCGCCGAGACTGTGATCGCCGCGGACCAGAAGGTCGACGACCTGCAGCACGACCTGGAGGCGCGGGCCATCGCGCTGCTCGCCCGCCAGCAGCCGGTCGCCACCGACCTGCGCATCGTCGTGACCTCCCTGCGCATGAGCGCCGACCTGGAGCGCTCGGGCGACCTCGCGCAGCACGTCGCCAAGCTGGCGCGGCTGCGCTTCCCGGAGTTCGCGGTGCCCCACGACCTGCACGCCACCATCCTGGAGATGGGCCAGCTCGCGCAGCGGCTCATGGCGAAGGCCGCCGAGGTCATCATCACCAAGGACGTCGACCTGGCCATGCAGCTGGAGCAGGACGACGACGAGATGGACCTGCTGCACCGCACGCTGTTCCAGCACCTGATGGACGACCGCTGGAAGCACGGCATCGAGACGGCCGTCGACGTGACGCTGCTCGGCCGCTACTACGAGCGCTTCGCCGACCACGCCGTGTCGGTGGCCAAGCGTGTCGTCTACCTGGTGACGGGCGAGCACGCGGACGAGCTCCAGGCTGCGGCGGCGCCGGTGGAGGGAGCGTAGGGGCGTAGGCAGGGCGGGGGTCGCACGTCTGTCCCGGCGCGCGTGCGCCGTTGATGCGCCGCCCCGGTTGGGCATGCAATGGGGGCGGGGGCGGCACGCGATGCCGTACGCCCCCGTCGTACGCATACGCCGTACGCCGTCGAGTCGTCATCCCTGAGGAGGGACCATGGCCGATTCCCCCATGACCGAACACCAGCAGGAGCCCCCGACCGAAGTGGTGCGTCTGACCGTGCTCGGCGCCTGTGGTTGCGGCTCGGGCTGCGGGTGCGGCTGCCAGTCCGGCGCTCCGTGCCAGTGCGGTGGCTGCTCCGGCTGACCCGAGCCGGCCGACGGCGCGGTGGTGCCCCGCGGCGGACGTGTGTCCGCCGCGGGGCACCACCGCGCCCGTGTCACGCGCCCGATGCCGTCCGTGAGACCGCGGGTCCGGCGTCGGTGGCCCCGACGGCCTTCGGCTCGTCGACGGGCGCGGCTGCGGTGACGGCTGCTGCCACGGCTCCGGCTCCGGAGACGACGGGTTCGACCACCGGGCCCCCGCCCTCGGTCCGGGGCTGCAGCTCCGTCCGCAGTTCCGGCTCCGTCTCCGTTTTCGGACCCGTCTCCGTATCCACATCCGTCTCCAGGCTGCGCATCAGCAGCCAGTAGCCGAGTGCCGCGAACGTGCCGATCACCGCGCAGGCCCCCCAGAGCCAGCCGGCGCCGTAGTGGTCGATGACGAAGCCGGACATCAGCGGGGCGACGAGCGCCGCCACCGACCAGGACATGGTGTACATGCCCTGGTAGCGGCCCCGGCCGTGCGCCGGGGACAGCTGGACGACGATGCCCGTCTGCGTCGGGGCGTTCACGATCTCCGCGAGGGTCCAGACGCACACGGTCAGCGCGTACACCCCGACCGAGCCCGCGAACGCGGTGAGCCCGAAACCGTACCCCGCGAGCAGGGACGAGAGGATCAGCAGCCGCCGGGGATCTCGGTGCTGGATGAACCGCGTCACCGGGATCTGCAGGGCGACGATCAACACACCGTTGACGGCGATGGCCGTGCCGAAGTCGGAGCTGGAGAGCCCGTCCGTGCCCATGGCCACCGGCAGCCCCACGTACCCCTGCTGGAAGATCAGCGCGACGAGGAACGACAGTCCGACCACGCCCATGAAGCGTCCGTCGCGCAGGACGGTGCCCATCCGCACGTCGTCCGGCTCGCGGGCCCCGGCGACGCGGGGCCTCTCCTCGGGCCGGGACTCGGGGACCTTCAGGAAGACGACGACCGCGCAGACCAGCGTCATGGCCGCCTCGCCCATGAAGCCGGCCAGGTAGCTGTACTCGGCGATGAAACCGGCCCCGGCGGACGAGACGGCGAAACCCAGGTTGATCGCCCAGTAGTTGAGCGAGAAGGCCCGCACCCGGTCCTCGGGCCGCACGATGTCGGCCATCATCGCCTGCACCGCCGGGCGCGAGGCGTTGCTGGCCATGCCCACGACGAACGCCACGCCTGCGATCGCGACCGGATGGACCATGAAGCCGAGCACGGCGACGGAGACGGCGGTCGAGAGCTGCGCGATCAGCATCGTGGGCCGGCGTCCGAGGCGGTCCGTCATCACCCCTGCCCCCAGCGAGGACACGACCCCGCCGAGGCCGTGGAGGGCGGCGACCAGACCCGCGTACGAGGCCGAGTACCCCCGGTCCAGGGTCAGGTAGAGCGCCATGAACGTGGCGACGAACGCCCCGAGGCGGTTGACCAGCGTGCTGGTCCACAGCCACCAGAACTCCCTGGGGAGCCCGGCGAGCGTCTCGTGTGCCGCCTTCCTGAGACCGGCGACAGACATACGGCTTCCCCCCGGGGGACACGCGGAACGGACGTGGGCCCTGTAAGCGGCCCGATAGCAGTCCGAACATTACGAAGCCCGAATCCCGGGGCGCCACCCAATTGACGCCGCGCGTCAAACGTCGGCCGGTCAGGGCGCCGGGGCACGCCCCGTGTCCGCCCTGTGGCCGGGCGCGCGGAGCCCTCGCGGGTTCGATTACGCTCGGACTCATGGCCGACGCACCGTACAAGCTGATCCTCCTCCGCCACGGCGAGAGCGAATGGAACGCGAAGAACCTGTTCACCGGATGGGTGGACGTAGACCTCACCGACAAGGGCGAGAAGGAGGCGGTCCGCGGCGGTGAGCTGCTCAAGGACGCCGGCCTGCTCCCCGACGTCGTGCACACCTCGCTCCAGAAGCGCGCGGTCCGCACCGCCCAGCTCGGGCTGGAGGCCGCGGACCGCCACTGGATCCCCGTCCGCCGCTCCTGGCGGCTGAACGAGCGCCACTACGGCGCTCTCCAGGGCAAGGACAAGGCCCAGACCCTCGCCGAGTTCGGCGAGGAGCAGTTCATGCTGTGGCGTCGTTCGTACGACACCCCGCCGCCCGTCCTCGAGGACGGCACGGAGTTCTCGCAGAGCGACGACGCGCGCTACGCGACGATCCCGTCGGAGCTGCGCCCGCGCACCGAGTGCCTCAAGGACGTCGTCATCCGCATGATGCCGTACTGGTACGACGCCATCGTCCCGGACCTGCTGACCGGCCGCACGGTCCTGGTCGCCGCCCACGGCAACAGCCTGCGCGCCCTGGTCAAGCACCTCGACGGCATCTCCGACGCCGACATCGCGGGCCTCAACATCCCGACCGGCATCCCGCTCTCGTACGAACTGGACGCGGACTTCCGCCCCCTGAACCCGGGCGGCACGTACCTCGACCCCGAAGCGGCGAAGGCCGCCATCGAGGCCGTGAAGAACCAGGGCAAGAAGAAGTAAGCAAAGCTGACGAGGCCCCCCACCTGTGTGTTTGCCACGAGGTGGGGGGCTTTCTGGTGTGCTGGGCCATCTGCGGGCCGTCAGGCCTGGCCGCGCCAGGAACGCACGCGGATGTCGAGCATGATCAAGAGGGCCGCCAGGCCGGCAATCTCGGCAGGCGCATCCGTCCGTAGCCCAAGGGTCCCGTCACCCGTGCCGATCAGGACGACCGGTAGATCACGAACATGGATGTTTAGGCGCCTGTGTGTACGTGAGGACAGGGGCGTCCTGCTGTGCTTCGGTTTCGCCGGCTCAGGGTCGTGACCGAAAGCGGCATGGAGGCGATTTCCGTGCCCAAAGGTTGTCTCGTTGCTGCGAGTTACCGATCAGCCCCTAGGGTGTCGGGCAGCCCACGGCGACTTGAGATGCGGAGAGACGATGAGCCACGAGCGGGCCACTGATCGCGGCCTCA from Streptomyces sp. B1I3 includes:
- the phoU gene encoding phosphate signaling complex protein PhoU, with the protein product MRDAYHEELDSIGEGLVEMARLVGSAIGRATTSMLDADLKLAETVIAADQKVDDLQHDLEARAIALLARQQPVATDLRIVVTSLRMSADLERSGDLAQHVAKLARLRFPEFAVPHDLHATILEMGQLAQRLMAKAAEVIITKDVDLAMQLEQDDDEMDLLHRTLFQHLMDDRWKHGIETAVDVTLLGRYYERFADHAVSVAKRVVYLVTGEHADELQAAAAPVEGA
- a CDS encoding DUF461 domain-containing protein; this translates as MSRSLRHGALAATALVFSIASLSACSAGNDAQTLQVRPDNAATAVDNIKIQNANIITQPGHETEGPAVVNATLFNEGPKAEVLEAVKLPGTNATVELHAAEGKGPIKVPAGGRVILGGKGNASAVIGNGRQAGSDGNVQSVVFTFSETGDVGLGALIVPASGFFEGFGPSTLPSPKPTPSKGASETPGANPSESAGRQSDTPSDVESGSDTQTDEDSAAH
- a CDS encoding cell wall metabolism sensor histidine kinase WalK — translated: MDVNAAVAAAAAIAGVLTGVIAMLAFRWSEREQRRPTRTSLRPDSNAPLPPGVDTVLSVLSSSAVVLDESDSVVKASSAAYALGLVRGGRLSVEPMLNMARDARRDGEIRQVELDLPRRGTGRGEALAVSARVAPLGSRLVLLLVEDLTEARRIEAVRRDFVANVSHELKTPTGALSLLSEAVMDASDDPEAVERFAGRMQIEATRLTNLVQELIDLSRVQNDDPLEDAEPVRVEELVAEAIDRCRQQAGSKQITMASGGTADLFVWGNRGQLAAALGNLVENAVNYSPARTRVGIAARRIAAAGGDLIEIAVTDQGIGISEKDRERVFERFYRVDPARSRATGGTGLGLAIVKHVAASHGGEVTVWSSEGQGSTFTLRLPESGVVRGRTTGGPLVVNGHSADDDGPYGTDTLEPFPAPEALP
- a CDS encoding response regulator transcription factor, whose translation is MTRVLVVEDEESFSDALSYMLRKEGFEVAIAATGPDGLDEFERNGADLVLLDLMLPGLPGTEVCRQLRVRSNVPVIMVTAKDSEIDKVVGLEIGADDYVTKPFSSRELVARIRAVLRRRGEPEEVTPAALEAGPVRMDVDRHVVTVSGGKVDLPLKEFDLLEMLLRNAGRVLTRMQLIDRVWGADYVGDTKTLDVHVKRLRAKIEPDPGAPRYLVTVRGLGYKFEP
- a CDS encoding MFS transporter; this translates as MSVAGLRKAAHETLAGLPREFWWLWTSTLVNRLGAFVATFMALYLTLDRGYSASYAGLVAALHGLGGVVSSLGAGVMTDRLGRRPTMLIAQLSTAVSVAVLGFMVHPVAIAGVAFVVGMASNASRPAVQAMMADIVRPEDRVRAFSLNYWAINLGFAVSSAGAGFIAEYSYLAGFMGEAAMTLVCAVVVFLKVPESRPEERPRVAGAREPDDVRMGTVLRDGRFMGVVGLSFLVALIFQQGYVGLPVAMGTDGLSSSDFGTAIAVNGVLIVALQIPVTRFIQHRDPRRLLILSSLLAGYGFGLTAFAGSVGVYALTVCVWTLAEIVNAPTQTGIVVQLSPAHGRGRYQGMYTMSWSVAALVAPLMSGFVIDHYGAGWLWGACAVIGTFAALGYWLLMRSLETDVDTETGPKTETEPELRTELQPRTEGGGPVVEPVVSGAGAVAAAVTAAAPVDEPKAVGATDAGPAVSRTASGA
- a CDS encoding phosphoglyceromutase, with the translated sequence MADAPYKLILLRHGESEWNAKNLFTGWVDVDLTDKGEKEAVRGGELLKDAGLLPDVVHTSLQKRAVRTAQLGLEAADRHWIPVRRSWRLNERHYGALQGKDKAQTLAEFGEEQFMLWRRSYDTPPPVLEDGTEFSQSDDARYATIPSELRPRTECLKDVVIRMMPYWYDAIVPDLLTGRTVLVAAHGNSLRALVKHLDGISDADIAGLNIPTGIPLSYELDADFRPLNPGGTYLDPEAAKAAIEAVKNQGKKK